One genomic segment of Odocoileus virginianus isolate 20LAN1187 ecotype Illinois chromosome X, Ovbor_1.2, whole genome shotgun sequence includes these proteins:
- the GPR82 gene encoding probable G-protein coupled receptor 82 has product MSNNSTCIQPSKISYMALPIIYTFLCIIGLFGNSLSQWIFLTKIAKKTSTHIYLAHLVTANLLVCTAMPFMGIYFLKGFQWEYHSSQCRVVNFLGTLSMHVSMFVSLLILSWIAISRYATLMKKDSTQETTSCYEKVFYGHLLKKFRQPNFARKLCVYIWIVVLGIIIPIIIYYSVEEATKGKETKCYNLQMELGAEISQTAGLIGTTFIGFSFLVVLTSYYSFVNHLRKIRTCTSITEKDLTYSSVKRHLLVIQILLIVCFLPYSIFKPIFFVVYRRLDCQQLNHLIEIKNILTCLASARSSTDPIIFLFLDKTFKKTLYSLFTKPDAPHLQPSD; this is encoded by the coding sequence ATGAGTAACAACTCAACATGTATTCAACCATCCAAGATCTCTTACATGGCTTTACCGATCATTTATACCTTCCTTTGTATCATTGGTCTGTTTGGAAATTCTCTCTCCCAGTggatatttttaacaaaaatagctAAGAAAACATCAACACACATCTACCTAGCACATCTTGTGACTGCAAACTTACTTGTGTGCACTGCCATGCCTTTCATGGGTATCTATTTCCTGAAAGGTTTTCAGTGGGAATATCATTCTTCACAATGCAGGGTGGTCAATTTTTTGGGAACTCTATCCATGCATGTAAGTATGTTTGTCAGCCTCTTAATTTTAAGCTGGATTGCCATAAGCCGCTATGCTACCTTAATGAAAAAGGATTCCACACAAGAGACCACTTCGTGCTACGAGAAAGTATTTTACGGCCACTTACTGAAAAAATTTCGCCAGCCCAACTTTGCTAGAAAACTATGTGTTTACATATGGATAGTTGTTCTAGGCATAATTATTCCAATTATCATATACTACTCGGTTGAAGAGGCTACAAAAGGGAAAGAGACGAAGTGCTATAATTTACAGATGGAACTAGGAGCTGAGATCTCTCAGACTGCAGGCCTCATTGGAACCACATTCATTGGGTTTTCATTTTTAGTTGTCCTAACATCATACTACTCTTTTGTCAACCATCTGAGAAAAATAAGGACTTGTACATCCATTACAGAGAAAGATCTGACTTACAGCTCTGTGAAAAGGCACCTTTTGGTCATTCAGATTCTACTAATAGTTTGCTTCCTTCCATACAGTATTTTTAAAcccattttttttgttgtatACCGAAGATTGGACTGTCAGCAACTGAATCacttaattgaaataaaaaacatcCTCACCTGCCTTGCATCAGCCAGAAGCAGCACAGACcccattatatttctttttttagataaAACATTCAAGAAGACACTATACAGTCTCTTTACAAAACCTGATGCACCCCATCTGCAACCCTCTGATTGA